The genomic interval CGACCATCTTCCTTTTTTAGGAGCCGCAGCATACTGTGTCCATGTATTATTCTCCCATTAAGGCACACGGCTTTGAATTTCAGGGGGCGAGAGGTGTTTTCAGCGTCGTTGCCGAGGAAGCCCAGAAGATGGCAGAGAAGCGCTCGGCGCAGACAACGAGGGCGGCTCTCGCAGCGCTTGGCCGCCTCGTTTCAGCCCGCGTAATGCCCTCGCGCGGTTTCTGCGCTCGAAGAGACGTGCAGCGccagaaacagaactgaaggCCATGCGGAGTAAAGCAAGAGGTGATGTATTTATGTATGCAAACTTCTGACATGGGAAGCGGGTTCTGCCTGTCTCTTGCTGGGCCTGGCAGCACCCCGACCTCGGGCGTGGGGGCTGCGTGTCCCGGcagcctttcttctctctgcagtgcCCAAAAGCAATTCCCAACGCCAGCTCCTCGTCAGCGTTCTCTGGACGGCAGCAGCCCACAGCTACAGCTGCAGGGGGGAAGCAGCATCCGAAGACAGGTCTCGGGGCAGCAGACCCCCAGCGAGAGAAGGGAGGCCGAGCCCGCGTGCCGCTGCAGGAGGAGGCGGAGGCAGCGCAGCCCCGGAGCGGCAGAGCCCCGCAGGAGCCACCGTGCGCAACCCGGGCACGGAGATCGGTTCCAGAGGAAGGCCTTCGTGCTTTACGAGGCAGCAAAGAGCACGGCGCTGTCTTCTCGTGACTCGCATTCCCCTGAGGACAGGCCATTCCACCCCTTACGCTAGCCGTACGCTCCGTCTGCCCGCCCTCCCTTCGCGCACCGCGCCGAGATCTTCCGGCACACGCACGTCCCGCCCCGCGCCAGGCCGCGCTCAGCGCGCTGACCGTCCCGCACCACCGCCAATAGCAGCTCCGCATGCAAATAACGCCGCGCTGCAGGGCGCCGCCGGCAGAGCGCGGATGTGGGAGGCGTGGGGAGCGGCATGGTGGTGCTGCGCGGCCTGCGGCGGCGTTGGAACGCCTACAAGTACCGCTTCGTGCCCTGGCTGGCCTTCAATGTCCGCCGCCAGCGCAGGTGAGGAGGGGC from Lagopus muta isolate bLagMut1 chromosome Z, bLagMut1 primary, whole genome shotgun sequence carries:
- the SETD9 gene encoding SET domain-containing protein 9 isoform X3, producing MRSKARVPKSNSQRQLLVSVLWTAAAHSYSCRGEAASEDRSRGSRPPAREGRPSPRAAAGGGGGSAAPERQSPAGATVRNPGTEIGSRGRPSCFTRQQRARRCLLVTRIPLRTGHSTPYASRTLRLPALPSRTAPRSSGTRTSRPAPGRAQRADRPAPPPIAAPHANNAALQGAAGRARMWEAWGAAWWCCAACGGVGTPTSTASCPGWPSMSAASAGRFGTVYRKHEPIFFQSLGNPFIFRCIDGILIDGNDKGLSRSVYRSCSWRDQLGPFQMSDVSWLTAAPQNPLAVGQYVNNCSYECFLEVAALWM
- the SETD9 gene encoding SET domain-containing protein 9 isoform X1, with translation MRSKARVPKSNSQRQLLVSVLWTAAAHSYSCRGEAASEDRSRGSRPPAREGRPSPRAAAGGGGGSAAPERQSPAGATVRNPGTEIGSRGRPSCFTRQQRARRCLLVTRIPLRTGHSTPYASRTLRLPALPSRTAPRSSGTRTSRPAPGRAQRADRPAPPPIAAPHANNAALQGAAGRARMWEAWGAAWWCCAACGGVGTPTSTASCPGWPSMSAASAGRFGTVYRKHEPIFFQSLGNPFIFRCIDGILIDGNDKGLSRSVYRSCSWRDQLGPFQMSDVSWLTAAPQNPLAVGQYVNNCSYEKAANVCYQEFDVPRHFPVELKQYLPNILYSHEIESHLRCVVLVTLRDIKQGEELFSNYYTIVN
- the SETD9 gene encoding SET domain-containing protein 9 isoform X2 — encoded protein: MRSKARVPKSNSQRQLLVSVLWTAAAHSYSCRGEAASEDRSRGSRPPAREGRPSPRAAAGGGGGSAAPERQSPAGATVRNPGTEIGSRGRPSCFTRQQRARRCLLVTRIPLRTGHSTPYASRTLRLPALPSRTAPRSSGTRTSRPAPGRAQRADRPAPPPIAAPHANNAALQGAAGRARMWEAWGAAWWCCAACGGVGTPTSTASCPGWPSMSAASAGRFGTVYRKHEPIFFQSLGNPFIFRCIDGILIDGNDKGLSRSVYRSCSWRDQLGPFQMSDVSWLTAAPQNPLAVGQYVNNCSYGHYQQEARSQSQQDLWRKVSQHSSDF